A window from Pongo abelii isolate AG06213 chromosome 6, NHGRI_mPonAbe1-v2.0_pri, whole genome shotgun sequence encodes these proteins:
- the CLDN3 gene encoding claudin-3, whose product MSMGLEITGTALAVLGWLGTIVCCALPMWRVSAFIGSNIITSQNIWEGLWMNCVVQSTGQMQCKVYDSLLALPQDLQAARALIVVAILLAAFGLLVALVGAQCTNCVQDDTAKAKITIVAGVLFLLAALLTLVPVSWSANTIIRDFYNPVVPEAQKREMGAGLYVGWAAAALQLLGGALLCCSCPPREKKYTATKVVYSAPRSTGPGASMGTAYDRKDYV is encoded by the coding sequence ATGTCCATGGGCCTGGAGATCACGGGCACCGCGCTGGCCGTGCTGGGCTGGCTGGGCACCATCGTGTGCTGCGCGCTGCCCATGTGGCGCGTGTCGGCCTTCATCGGCAGCAACATCATCACGTCGCAGAACATCTGGGAGGGCCTGTGGATGAACTGCGTCGTGCAGAGCACCGGCCAGATGCAGTGCAAGGTGTACGACTCGCTGCTGGCACTGCCGCAGGACCTGCAGGCGGCCCGCGCTCTCATCGTGGTGGCCATCCTGCTGGCCGCCTTCGGGCTGCTAGTGGCGCTGGTGGGCGCCCAGTGCACCAACTGCGTGCAGGACGACACGGCCAAGGCCAAGATCACCATCGTGGCGGGCGTGCTTTTCCTTCTCGCCGCCCTGCTCACCCTCGTGCCGGTGTCCTGGTCGGCCAACACCATTATCCGGGACTTCTACAACCCCGTGGTGCCCGAGGCGCAGAAGCGCGAGATGGGCGCGGGCCTGTACGTGGGCTGGGCGGCCGCGGCGCTGCAGCTGCTGGGGGGCGCGCTGCTCTGCTGCTCGTGTCCCCCACGCGAGAAGAAGTACACAGCCACCAAGGTCGTCTACTCCGCGCCGCGCTCCACAGGCCCGGGAGCCAGCATGGGCACAGCCTACGACCGCAAGGACTACGTCTAA